TGTTTTTTCATAAGCTTTGAAATATCTTTATAAGTTTTCACTATTTCACGATCTAATTCATTGCATTCATTTATTTTTTCCATGAAATTTTTTAATAGAACTTTGTCTTCTTGTATTATTTTTGTTTTTTCTAATACAACATTTTCAATTTCAAAAACTCTTTCTTCACTTTTTTCTAAAAACTGTTTAAATAAATTAATAAGAATTTCTTTTTCTTCTGTTAATTTTTCATTTAAAACAAACACCTCTTCTAAAGTTAAAGCTTGTAAAATAGTATGTATTAAAATTTCAAACGTAACAGGCTTATCAAGTAAGTGATATGCTCCGAGTTTTAAGCATTCCACAGCCTCAGATTTTTCTGCATGCCCTGAAATAACTATGATAGGTTTTTTTATTTTCAATTTATTCACTTTTTCAATAAATTCTAAGCCATTCATTTTAGGCATTTTAATGTCAACTAAAATTAAATTTGGACAAACTCCTTTTGATAATTGCTCTAAAGCTTTGAGAGGAGAATTAAATTGCTTGATTTTGATATCTAGATGAGTAGTTATAATATCACTAATAACTTCCAATATTCCAATTTCATCATCAATAAGAAATATTTCTTTTTCACTAAAATCATGAATCATAAAACACCTCAAAAACCTATCTTAGATAATGAAATTATTTTTTTTGCTATGTCTTCTATTGGTTCTACATAATCAACAGCATTTAATTTAATAGCCTCTTTAGGCATACCAAATACAACACAACTTTGTTCGTTTTGGGCAATGGTTTTTGCCCCAGCTTCTTTTAATTTTTTTAGACCTTTTGCTCCATCACTTCCCATTCCAGTTAATATAATTCCAATTGACTTTTTAAGGTTTAAATCTGCAATAGAATTAAATAATACATCTACAGAGGGACGATGGCTGTTATAAGTTTCTGTTTGATTAGTTTGAATTAAAAGTTTATTATTCAACTTCTGTACTATCATATGTCTATTTCCTGGTGCAATATAAACTTTATTTTTTTCAATAATGTCACCATTTTTTGCTTCAGTCACTTCAAAACGACATAGTTTATTTAATCTTTCAGCTAAAGCTTTAGAAAAAACTTCTGGGATATGTTGGACTATGACAATAGGAGGAATTTCTTGTGGCAATTGTTCTAAAATGACTTTAAGGGCTTCAGTTCCTCCAGTAGAAGAGCCAATTGCAATTAAATAATCCGTATCTAATTTTTCAGTAAAAGTATACGCTCTAAATTTAAAATGATTAGCTGCATTTATTTTAGCATTTTTGCAGTGAATAATTTTTTCAATTAAGATTTTACTTTGTTCTTCAATCTGGCTTAAATCAGGTTTTTGGAAGAAATCAAACGCACCTAGTTCTAATGCTTCCATAACAAGTGAGCCTTCTTCCATATTTAAAGCACTGACGACTATAGTTGGAATTTTATATTTTGGTATAATTTGCTTTAAAATATCTATTCCATTTAAGTAGGGCATATTTATATCGAGTGTGATAATATCTGGCTTGAGTTCATAAATTTTTTCATCTAAAATTCTAGGGTCCTCTATCTCTCCAATTACTTTTATTTCTTTACTTTTTGAAAGTATTGATTTTAATTGCATTCTTATTGTAGCTGAATCATCGACAATTAGTACTTTAATAAAATTATTTCCGTGAACTTGGCTTGAAAATTTATCAGTTGGTAAAGACGACAAAATTTTGCTTTTGTTTTTCCTGATTTTATATTCATCATAAATTGTTTCGAGCTTAAAACAAATTTCTTCAGTAGAATCGTCTAAATTTTTAAGATTTGGTTTTTCTACATAATCAGAAGCACCTAGTGCTAATGCTTGTTTTGCGACATCTGTTCCATCTCGCTCAATTGAACTAACTATTAAAACAGGAGGATGATTTTCATTATTAAAATCATTGCGTAAATAGTCAATTCCAGTTTCTTCGGGCATATGAATATCTAAAGTAATAATGTCTATTTTAGTTGTCTTTAGTTTTTCTCTTGCCTCTTTAGCACTCGCAGCAGTTGCTACAACTTGAAAACCTTTTTCTTTGGTTAATATTTTTTTAAGAAGAACGAGAATAGTGGGAGCATCATCGACACATAGTACATTTATTATTTTTGGTTCTGATTGAAGAATAACATCAGGGATATTTTTTTCTTTAGGTGTATAGTTTTTATGTGTGTAAATAGAATTTGCAAGTAGTTTTACAGGTAAATTAAGACTTAGTATGGATTCACTAATACCTAAAATAAGTAAACCATAAGGTTCTAATCTACTTAAAAGGGAAGTTATAATTTCAATAATTTGTTGTTGATTAAAATAAATTAACACATTGCGACAAAAAATAATATCAAATTTTTCATTGATATATTTATTACTTAATTTTAATAAATTTGCTTCTTCAAAAATAATTGGATCTTTAATATGCTTCTTAGGTTTTACAAAGTCACGAATATCACCTAATCCTCGTACCCAATTCCCATGAACATAAGTCATGGGGATTTGAATCAGATCTTTATATAAATAGACGGAATTTTGGGCGTATTTCACAGATTCATGATCAATGTCTGTACCAATTATTTTATAGTCAAAATCTTTAATTTTATTTTCATTTTTTAGTTTGTTAAAAAACATTGAAATAGAATATGCTTCTTGACCTTGACTACAAGCTGCACTCCAAATTCTCAAAGTTTTTCCATTTTTTTCTGAAATAATCTGGTTTAAATATTTTTTCTCTATATCTTCAAAGTGAAAATACTCGCGAAAAAAGTATGTATGATGTGTAGTTAATAATGAGATTATTGCTTTTTTTTCTGTATCAAAATTTTTTTCTAAATGCTTTATATATTCATTAGGAGAAGCAATTCCAAGGATTGAAAACCTTTTATTAAGCCTTGCTTCAACCATAGAATAATTTTTTTCAGTAAGTTGATTTCCTGTCTCATCTTGCGCAATATTAGATATTCTTTTAATTAAACTGTACCATTCATTATTCATCACAAGTCCTCAAATCTCGGATCGTTAAATGAAGGAACTTCTTCTGTTGGGTTTACTTTCTTTTTTTCAGGAACTTTATCTATTTTTTTCTCGCTTTCTGATTGAACTTTTTTTATTTGTGAGTTTATTTGTGTATGTGTGGATTGTTTAATGTCTGTTTTTTTTCCAAACTCATTTAAATTTTCGTTATTTTCTTTCTGCTTTTTAACAGGTGGATTTGCTGGAGGATTATAATTATTATTTACACTTATTTTTTCTATATTATAGTTACTTCCTAATACAATTAAAAGCAAGTTATTTGCCATTTGTTCTAATTCATGGCTTTGTGTTAAGAGTTCTTTTGCTGTTTGAGAAGACTTTTGTGCAATAGAATTATTTTGATTTGTTACGTTATCTAAATCATGCATTGCATGATTAATTTCTTCAACACCTTTCGCTTGTTCTTGCGCTGAATTTGCAATTTCATAAATTATGTGATTCACTTCTTGCGAATTATTATAAATTTTCTCAAAAATATTTGAGCACTCAACACTCGTTTCTTCACCTTGTGCCATAGCTTTTTTTGATTGTTCAACTATTGTTTCAACATTTGCCTTAGTTTGCGAAATAATATTTTTAACTTTATTAATACTGTTCTCTAGCATAGTAGAGATTTCTTTTGAAGCAGTACCACTCATTTGTGCTAAATTTCCAACTTCTTCTGCAACAACAGAAAATCCTCTACCATGTTCACCAGCTCTAGCAGCTTCCACAGATGCATTAAAGGAGAGAAGTTTCGTTTGAAAAACAATTTCATTAATTACTTTTGTTTTATTTTCAATTTCAGAAATTACTTTGACAATTTCAGAAATTCGTTTATTTCCTTCTATAACTTGATCCATAATATCTTGATTGCGTGACTTTATATTTTGAATTGCATTTACCATTTTATTAATAATATCTTTTCCTTCATTTACTTTTTGGATATTTTCATTGGATTTCATTCTAGAATTTTCTGCCATTTCAGCAGTTTTATTCATCATTGCGCTGATTTCATTTACTGCTGTGACACTCTGCTGTAAGGAAGAAGCTTGTCTTGTAGTTGCAGAATATAAGGTTTCACTATTTTTTGTAGACTCATTTGAGGTTTTATTTAATTTTTCATTTCCTTTAGCTAGGCTTTGAGCAACAAATATTAATTTATTAGCTAAACTTTTACTGAAATAAATGCTTAGAAAAATAGAGCAACTAATAACAATAATAAATGTAAAAACAAAAATTATCTTTAAATTTATAATCGAAGTATATGCTTCGTCTCTATCAACTCTTACTAAAACTTTCCAACTCAATTCATCTACCATTTTATCCCCTTTAACAGGGGTATAAGATTGTATTTGCCAAATTTTGTAGCGGGAGTTTAATGATTCTAAAACCCCCTCTTCGCCTTTATTTGCTTGTACTGCTGCAGGTTGTCCTGATTTTACTAAATTATATTTATTTAATATTTTTTCATCGTGAATAATTTCTTTTTTATTATTATTTCTGAATGGGTTGTAGTCTAATATAATTTCCCCTTCTTTGTTTATTAAAGTAATGTGTAAACTTTTTATTTTTGATTGGATAAAATTTTCATACATCCTTGTTGCTAAATCTTCAACCCAATTAAAACGCGCGTGATTGCTGATAACTCCAATCGGTTCACCTTTGGAATTATAAATTAATGATGAGAATATTGTACCATATCTTTTTTCACGAAATACTTTGTCTAGAACTTCGTCAAAATTTGCATCTTGAAAGTTTACATCTGTAAAACCTTTTTTCTCATCTTGTAAATATTTTTTTGCTATAGTTTCTTTAAACCATGCAGTTTTAGAAAAATTTTCTTTATATAGTATTTCTGAGTTAATTTTTTTACCCTCTGAGGATTGATCGTTTACACTTAGTAAATGACCATTAAGATCACATACTAAAATGAGATCATAAATCCCATTTAATTTTGTCAAAGCGTTAAGATAATTTACAGTTTCTCTTGAATTAAGGTTTGAATTCTTTAAATGTAAAGAAAAAGTTTTAACATCTCCATACCGTTCAAAGAATTGATCTGATATTTGATCTGAAAAAGTAATAGCAGTAAAAAAAATTTTATCTTTTACAGTTTGCTCTTGATTAGAAAAGTTTATGAATGAAAATATTGTTAAAAATATACTAATTATTGCAATACCGCCTAAACTAAGTATTAAAATCTTCACTTTTAATGAAATTTTATCTAACATAAGATATCCTTTATGCGGCTGCCTTCTCAATATGTACAAGATCTTCAATGCTTAATGATTTTGCTAAATTAATAAGGACGATTAAAATATTCTTATATTCTATTAGTCCTTCAATGTAGTCATTTTTAATACTTGATTGCATATCTGGTTTTGGAAGTATTTTTTCTTTTTCAATATTAATAACATAGTCAACTGAATCTACAAGAATACCAATGGTAATATTATCTAAATCACATACTATCACCGAATTTTCTTCGGGTCCTTTAGTTGTGATAGAGAGTTTTTTTCGCATATCTATTACACTTATCACTTTTCCACGCAAATTCATAATTCCACAAAAATAGTTTGGTGTGTATGGAATTGTAGTAAATTCAGGGATACCAATAACTTCTTTAACCTGCAAAAGAGGTATACTAAAGTGCTCATTGCCTAAACTAAAGCATAAGTATCTGTTGTCAGTAGTATAAAGCTTTTCAATTTTATTTTCTTCATGCATTGTCATATCATCCTGCTTTTAGTGAAATAGAATTTATATTTCTTTGTAAATTTTGTTGAAAATACTTCCCACTAATTAACTCTGTTACATCAAGTATAGGTACAACTTTTCCATCACCAAGAATTACACTTCCTACAAAACCTTTTTCACAACGCATTTCTTCTCCAATTGATTTTGTAACCACTGATTGAATTGCAATTATTCTATCAACAATTACTCCAATTTTTTTTCCGTGTCCTTGGGCAATAATAATTACTTTTTCTTTTTCTTTCACCTTTTCTATTTTTTTGGAAAATAAACCTTGTCCTAAATCTACCACGGAAATTTCTTCATTGCGTAAAATAATAAAAGCCTCATTTCCAGAAATATGATTTATATTACTTTTTATAAGACTCAAACATTCGATAACTTGATTCACAGGTATAATATATTTTTCACCAGATATTTCTGTAATAAATGCATCCATTATTCCAACAGATAATGGAATTCTGATAACAAAATTTGTTCCTTTATCTATTTCGGTTTGAATATTTATTTTTCCATTTAACATTTCAATATTTGTTTTAACTACATCCATTCCTACTCCTCGACCTGATATTTCAGTAGTTTCTACTTTAGTAGAAAAACCTGGAGCAAAAATAAGTTGATAACATTCTTCATCAGTTAAATTTTCAGTTCCTTTAATGACACCTTTTTTGGTTGCAATTTCATACAAATTTTTAGCGTTTAATCCTTTTCCATCATCTTTTATACTGATAATTAGGTTCCCTGCTTCATGCGTAGCTGTAACGCTTACATGGCCTTCAAGAGGTTTATTTTTTTCTTTTCTATCTGCATTACTTTCGATTCCATGATCTATTGCATTGCGAACCATATGCATTAAAGGGTCTGAAATTTCATCTAATATTATTTTATCAATTTCTGTGTCTTCGCCTGAAAAATCAATTTGGATTTGTTTATTTAACATTGCTGAGGTATCACGAGCTGTTCTTGCTAATTTTTGGAATACGGGTTTTATTGGGACTAATCTCAAATTCATAATAATATCTTGAACTTCTTTAGTTGTTTTATTTAATACACGAAAGTAATTTTTAAAATTTTGATTTTGCATTGCTTTTATATGTTCAGCAAATATACTTTGAACTATTACTATTTCTCCAATATAGTTTTGTAACTTTTCGATTTTACTTAATGGTATTCTAATAATTTCTTCTGTTAAATCTTTTTTTAATTTTTGTTTATTATGTTTTTGTATTTTAATTTCATCTTTTTTTACCTCATCTATGGGTTGACTTTCTTCGTTTTGAAAGAGAAATGCGCCTTGATTTTCAGGAATTTCTTGTAGGCTAGTATGGGTTCCTGAATCTAACATGATATTAGAAATGTTTTCTATAATTACTTTATTTTCAAGTTTTTCTCCAGGATTTGATTTTAACTTTTCAATAAATTCTTTTAATTTATCATTTGTCATTAAAAGAATATTTACCACTGAATTTGTTACTTTTAACTCTTTCTTTTTCATTTTAAGTAATAAGTTTTCTAGATGATGAAGAATTTCTGCTATTTCACTAAATCCTACAGCTTTTGCACTACCCTTCAAGTTGTGCGCGAGTCTAAAGCTACGAGCAAGTAAATCTTCAGGAGGATTTTCTCCTAATTGCAAATAAACTTCTTCAGCCTCTTCAAGATTAATATCAGCTTCTTGAAAAAAAGTTTTTTGTAGCTCTAATTCAAAATCATCTAGCATACTAAAATCCTTATCTTTTTAACCAGCTAGAGTTATCGGCATGTGAATTGCAAAGTAAAAATGAGTGTCAAATTTTAGAAAGGTAGTTTTTTTCATTTAGCTTATTTATTTCTCATCCTGTGACGATACTCTTTGAAATTTATTTGAAGAGAAAATTATGGAAAGTAGCAAAGATTTTTCTTTGAAAAAGTGGTATAAAATATTTATCATTATGATTATTACTAATATATTAATCTTAGGAATTTTTAGTTTTGTATCAGCAACCCTTACAAATTCATATTTAAATGAAATTAATGAGACATATGTTCCACTATTAAAAAATGTAATGTTGATTGATATGTATCATGACGGTTTACGCGGAAATGTTGTTAATGCTATGTATGCGTCTCTTACAAATGCTCAACAATCCGAAAAAGATGACATACTCGCAGAGAATAAGGATTTTACGAAAAAATTTACTGAAACTATAGAAACAATTAATAAGTTAAAAATAGATCCTGAACTTAAAAATAATTTTACTGAGGTAACAGTTTTAATAAAAAACTATGCTGAAGGTAGTACCAAAGTCATAAATTCTGCTTTTAATAGTAACAAAAAAATTGATTCTATTGAAGTTGAAAAATTTATGAATCTATTTAAAAATCTAGAAGAAAAGTTAGATAAGTTTTCTAAATCAATTCAAGAAAAAGTTGATACAGAAATTAAGAGAGATGATGAAATTTCACAAAACTTGAAATATGTAACTTTGCTAGCTGTTTTGTTTTTTATTTTGTTAACTTTACTATTTGGTTACTTTTTTATAACAAAAATTACCACAGCGATAAATACTATTGTCACAAGTCTTTTTTCACAAAGCCAAGATATTTTGCAAGAGGCTTCTCATTTAAATGATACATCTAGAGAATTAAATTTAGGTACTCAAAATCAAAATGCTTCCTTGCAAAAAACAGCCTCTGCTGTTCAAGAAATAAGTTCTATGATTAAAAAAACCTCAGAAGGAACAAATGAATCATCAGATCTCTCAAAAAATAGTGAAAAAACAGTACAAAATGGTGCTCAAATTGTTCTTAAATTAATTTCTTGTATTGATAAAATTAGATCAGGTAATAAAGAAGTAATGCAGCAAGTAAAGCAAGGTAACGATAGAATAAAAGATATTATTAAAGTAATTGCAGAAATTTCTAATAAGACAAAAGTAATAAATGATATCGTCTTTAAAACAAAACTACTTTCCTTCAACGCATCTGTCGAAGCTGCAAGAGCTGGAGAACATGGTAGGGGGTTTGCTGTTGTAGCTGAAGAAGTTGGTAACTTAGCAAAATTAAGCGGAGACTCTGCAAAAGAAATAAATCAATTGCTAGCTGAAAGTATTGAAAAAGTAGAAGATATTATTCTTACAACGACAAGTGAAGTAGATAAATTATTTAAAATGAGCAATCAAAATATAGTTGAAAGCACTGAAATTGCCAACCAATGTTCTGATGTTATGCAAAATACTGTAGAAAATGTTGTGCTTGTAAATAGATCAATAACTGAAATTGCAACTGCAGCAAAAGAGCAAGAATATGGAATATCTGAAATCGTTGATGCAGTTAATCAATTAGAAAAATCAACACAATCTAATGCTGTTGTTTCAGAACAAACTGCTAAGTCTGGTACTGAATTAACAAATAAAGCAAATGAAATATCTGAAATAATACAACATCTACAACTCATACTTGGAAGCAAAAAAGATAGAAATGTTGCATAATAATATAATATATTTGTTAGCACAAAAAAATATTACGTAATATTTTTTGTATTTTACATTGCTCTACGATATTGCCCTCCAACAGCATAAAGAGCCTGAGTTATTTCTCCAAGTGATGCATAGCGTGTAGTGTTGAGTAATTCAGCAAAGATATTATTATTTGTTAATACTTTTTCTTGTAAATTTTTTAAAGCAATTTTTTTCTTCTCTTCATTTTTTATTTTAAATTCTTCTAATCTATTCAATTGCTCATCTTTTTCTTTATATGATGCTCTTGAAAGTTGAATTTCATTTTTCTTTTCAATTTCTTCAGTATTCGGATTTAGATACGTATTTACACCAATTAATGGTAGTTGTCCGGAATGTTTCAAAGTTTCATAATATAGACTTTCTTCTTGTACTTTACCGCGTTGATATTGAGTTTCCATAGCACCCAAAACCCCACCTCTACTAGATATTTTTTCAAATTCTTCTAAAACAGCTTCTTCCACGGCATTTGTTAATTGCTCAATAAAGAAACTGCCTTGCATTGGATTTTCATTTTTTAATACACCAAACTCTCTGGCAAGAATAAGTTGAATTGCCATACTTCGTCTTACACTCTCTTCAGTTGGTGTTGTTATTGCTTCATCGTATGCGTTTGTGTGCAATGAATTACAATTATCCGATAATGCGAGTAATGCTTGGAGGGTTGTTCTGATATCATTAAAATTCATTTCTTGTGCATGCAATGATCGACCGCTAGTTTGAATATGGTACTTTAATTTTTGTGAGCGTTCATTTGCTTTATATTTATCTTTCATTGCAATTGCCCATATCCTTCTTGCGACTCTTCCAATAACTGAATATTCAGGATCCATTCCATTGCTAAAAAAGTATGCTAAATTAGGTGCAAAATCATCAATATTCATTCCACGACTCAAGTAATACTCAACAT
The Pigmentibacter ruber genome window above contains:
- a CDS encoding response regulator; the protein is MIHDFSEKEIFLIDDEIGILEVISDIITTHLDIKIKQFNSPLKALEQLSKGVCPNLILVDIKMPKMNGLEFIEKVNKLKIKKPIIVISGHAEKSEAVECLKLGAYHLLDKPVTFEILIHTILQALTLEEVFVLNEKLTEEKEILINLFKQFLEKSEERVFEIENVVLEKTKIIQEDKVLLKNFMEKINECNELDREIVKTYKDISKLMKKQNTMLNKNISQEFLESKVIQFRKNI
- the cheB gene encoding chemotaxis-specific protein-glutamate methyltransferase CheB; the encoded protein is MNNEWYSLIKRISNIAQDETGNQLTEKNYSMVEARLNKRFSILGIASPNEYIKHLEKNFDTEKKAIISLLTTHHTYFFREYFHFEDIEKKYLNQIISEKNGKTLRIWSAACSQGQEAYSISMFFNKLKNENKIKDFDYKIIGTDIDHESVKYAQNSVYLYKDLIQIPMTYVHGNWVRGLGDIRDFVKPKKHIKDPIIFEEANLLKLSNKYINEKFDIIFCRNVLIYFNQQQIIEIITSLLSRLEPYGLLILGISESILSLNLPVKLLANSIYTHKNYTPKEKNIPDVILQSEPKIINVLCVDDAPTILVLLKKILTKEKGFQVVATAASAKEAREKLKTTKIDIITLDIHMPEETGIDYLRNDFNNENHPPVLIVSSIERDGTDVAKQALALGASDYVEKPNLKNLDDSTEEICFKLETIYDEYKIRKNKSKILSSLPTDKFSSQVHGNNFIKVLIVDDSATIRMQLKSILSKSKEIKVIGEIEDPRILDEKIYELKPDIITLDINMPYLNGIDILKQIIPKYKIPTIVVSALNMEEGSLVMEALELGAFDFFQKPDLSQIEEQSKILIEKIIHCKNAKINAANHFKFRAYTFTEKLDTDYLIAIGSSTGGTEALKVILEQLPQEIPPIVIVQHIPEVFSKALAERLNKLCRFEVTEAKNGDIIEKNKVYIAPGNRHMIVQKLNNKLLIQTNQTETYNSHRPSVDVLFNSIADLNLKKSIGIILTGMGSDGAKGLKKLKEAGAKTIAQNEQSCVVFGMPKEAIKLNAVDYVEPIEDIAKKIISLSKIGF
- a CDS encoding methyl-accepting chemotaxis protein; the encoded protein is MLDKISLKVKILILSLGGIAIISIFLTIFSFINFSNQEQTVKDKIFFTAITFSDQISDQFFERYGDVKTFSLHLKNSNLNSRETVNYLNALTKLNGIYDLILVCDLNGHLLSVNDQSSEGKKINSEILYKENFSKTAWFKETIAKKYLQDEKKGFTDVNFQDANFDEVLDKVFREKRYGTIFSSLIYNSKGEPIGVISNHARFNWVEDLATRMYENFIQSKIKSLHITLINKEGEIILDYNPFRNNNKKEIIHDEKILNKYNLVKSGQPAAVQANKGEEGVLESLNSRYKIWQIQSYTPVKGDKMVDELSWKVLVRVDRDEAYTSIINLKIIFVFTFIIVISCSIFLSIYFSKSLANKLIFVAQSLAKGNEKLNKTSNESTKNSETLYSATTRQASSLQQSVTAVNEISAMMNKTAEMAENSRMKSNENIQKVNEGKDIINKMVNAIQNIKSRNQDIMDQVIEGNKRISEIVKVISEIENKTKVINEIVFQTKLLSFNASVEAARAGEHGRGFSVVAEEVGNLAQMSGTASKEISTMLENSINKVKNIISQTKANVETIVEQSKKAMAQGEETSVECSNIFEKIYNNSQEVNHIIYEIANSAQEQAKGVEEINHAMHDLDNVTNQNNSIAQKSSQTAKELLTQSHELEQMANNLLLIVLGSNYNIEKISVNNNYNPPANPPVKKQKENNENLNEFGKKTDIKQSTHTQINSQIKKVQSESEKKIDKVPEKKKVNPTEEVPSFNDPRFEDL
- a CDS encoding chemotaxis protein CheW; amino-acid sequence: MTMHEENKIEKLYTTDNRYLCFSLGNEHFSIPLLQVKEVIGIPEFTTIPYTPNYFCGIMNLRGKVISVIDMRKKLSITTKGPEENSVIVCDLDNITIGILVDSVDYVINIEKEKILPKPDMQSSIKNDYIEGLIEYKNILIVLINLAKSLSIEDLVHIEKAAA
- a CDS encoding chemotaxis protein CheA gives rise to the protein MLDDFELELQKTFFQEADINLEEAEEVYLQLGENPPEDLLARSFRLAHNLKGSAKAVGFSEIAEILHHLENLLLKMKKKELKVTNSVVNILLMTNDKLKEFIEKLKSNPGEKLENKVIIENISNIMLDSGTHTSLQEIPENQGAFLFQNEESQPIDEVKKDEIKIQKHNKQKLKKDLTEEIIRIPLSKIEKLQNYIGEIVIVQSIFAEHIKAMQNQNFKNYFRVLNKTTKEVQDIIMNLRLVPIKPVFQKLARTARDTSAMLNKQIQIDFSGEDTEIDKIILDEISDPLMHMVRNAIDHGIESNADRKEKNKPLEGHVSVTATHEAGNLIISIKDDGKGLNAKNLYEIATKKGVIKGTENLTDEECYQLIFAPGFSTKVETTEISGRGVGMDVVKTNIEMLNGKINIQTEIDKGTNFVIRIPLSVGIMDAFITEISGEKYIIPVNQVIECLSLIKSNINHISGNEAFIILRNEEISVVDLGQGLFSKKIEKVKEKEKVIIIAQGHGKKIGVIVDRIIAIQSVVTKSIGEEMRCEKGFVGSVILGDGKVVPILDVTELISGKYFQQNLQRNINSISLKAG
- a CDS encoding methyl-accepting chemotaxis protein; translated protein: MESSKDFSLKKWYKIFIIMIITNILILGIFSFVSATLTNSYLNEINETYVPLLKNVMLIDMYHDGLRGNVVNAMYASLTNAQQSEKDDILAENKDFTKKFTETIETINKLKIDPELKNNFTEVTVLIKNYAEGSTKVINSAFNSNKKIDSIEVEKFMNLFKNLEEKLDKFSKSIQEKVDTEIKRDDEISQNLKYVTLLAVLFFILLTLLFGYFFITKITTAINTIVTSLFSQSQDILQEASHLNDTSRELNLGTQNQNASLQKTASAVQEISSMIKKTSEGTNESSDLSKNSEKTVQNGAQIVLKLISCIDKIRSGNKEVMQQVKQGNDRIKDIIKVIAEISNKTKVINDIVFKTKLLSFNASVEAARAGEHGRGFAVVAEEVGNLAKLSGDSAKEINQLLAESIEKVEDIILTTTSEVDKLFKMSNQNIVESTEIANQCSDVMQNTVENVVLVNRSITEIATAAKEQEYGISEIVDAVNQLEKSTQSNAVVSEQTAKSGTELTNKANEISEIIQHLQLILGSKKDRNVA